GAGGCGGTGATGGCGTTGGCATCTATCCCACCGGGGATGGAGACGGCGCGCCGGAAATCGCCGGAGATGCGCTCGGCGACGTGGTAGTCCTCGTCATGCACGTCGGGGTCTTCCTGGCGCTTGCCTTCGATGATAAGGGAGGTCTCCTTGGCGGAGACCTTGACCTCTTCCAGCTTCACGCCGGGAAGATCGGCGCGGATGGTCATGACGCCGTTCTTTTCGATGACGTCTATGGGCGGAAGCCAGGCGCCTTCATCGTAGGCCCATTCACGGAGGGCCCAGG
The Chloroflexota bacterium DNA segment above includes these coding regions:
- a CDS encoding Hsp20/alpha crystallin family protein, translated to MAGESSGSAKEARRDPFRMPRRLEELLDEPLPRFLRRKPSAFRHWAFSPWALREWAYDEGAWLPPIDVIEKNGVMTIRADLPGVKLEEVKVSAKETSLIIEGKRQEDPDVHDEDYHVAERISGDFRRAVSIPGGIDANAITASYKDGVLEVRIPLGPKRASGGTTIKVNAQ